The following are encoded in a window of Cupriavidus oxalaticus genomic DNA:
- the gph gene encoding phosphoglycolate phosphatase (PGP is an essential enzyme in the glycolate salvage pathway in higher organisms (photorespiration in plants). Phosphoglycolate results from the oxidase activity of RubisCO in the Calvin cycle when concentrations of carbon dioxide are low relative to oxygen. This enzyme is a member of the Haloacid Dehalogenase (HAD) superfamily of aspartate-nucleophile hydrolase enzymes (PF00702).) translates to MTAGVALRRTDWSGIEGVIVDLDGTMVDTAGDFHASINAMLLALGRQHPNLGPVAPMSEQEIVSYVGKGSENLIRRVLDARFSPLHANSLFADAYALYDREYIRINGQFSQVYPGVREGLAAMKAAGLRLACVTNKPYSFTEPLLAKTGLAAYFELVYGGDAFQLRKPDPFPLLKVAEVFRLDPSAMAALGDSENDAQAARAAGMGVLLVPYGYNHGNPVQAVEADGIVDTIAHAAALFAAHRAGHR, encoded by the coding sequence ATGACTGCGGGCGTGGCACTGCGCCGCACCGACTGGAGCGGCATCGAAGGGGTGATCGTCGACCTGGACGGCACCATGGTCGATACGGCGGGCGACTTCCACGCCTCGATCAACGCCATGCTTTTGGCGCTGGGCCGCCAGCACCCCAACCTGGGGCCGGTGGCGCCGATGTCCGAGCAGGAAATCGTCAGCTACGTCGGCAAGGGCTCGGAAAACCTGATCCGGCGCGTGCTGGACGCGCGCTTTTCGCCGCTGCACGCCAACAGCCTCTTTGCCGATGCCTACGCGCTGTACGACCGCGAGTACATCCGCATCAACGGCCAGTTCTCGCAGGTCTATCCCGGCGTGCGCGAAGGCCTGGCGGCAATGAAGGCGGCCGGGCTGCGGCTCGCCTGCGTGACCAACAAGCCCTACAGCTTCACCGAGCCGCTGCTGGCCAAGACCGGGCTGGCGGCGTATTTCGAGCTGGTCTATGGCGGCGACGCGTTCCAGCTGCGCAAGCCCGACCCGTTCCCGCTGCTCAAGGTGGCGGAAGTGTTCCGGCTCGATCCGTCGGCGATGGCGGCTCTTGGCGACTCGGAAAACGACGCCCAGGCGGCCCGCGCAGCGGGCATGGGCGTGCTGCTGGTGCCCTATGGCTACAACCATGGCAATCCTGTACAAGCCGTCGAGGCCGATGGTATAGTCGACACCATTGCCCACGCCGCAGCGCTGTTCGCGGCACACCGGGCAGGTCATCGCTAG
- the trpE gene encoding anthranilate synthase component I, whose protein sequence is MTELEFKSLADQGYNRIPLIAEAFADLETPLSLYLKLAQSQTRGVNTFLLESVVGGERFGRYSFIGLHARTLLRAFGNRTEVVTDGKVVETHEGNPLDFIAEFEGRFKVALRPGLPRFCGGLAGYFGYDAVRYIEKKLANTQKPDDLNLPDIQLLLCEELAVIDNLSGKLYLIVYADPTTPEAYPRARQRLRELRMKLRQPVDVPVTSPSVQTEVYREFAKADYLNAVHKAKEYIMAGDMMQVQIGQRLVKPYRDSPLSLYRALRSLNPSPYMYFYNFGDFQVVGASPEILVRQEERKVGTNGDTRSEHIVTIRPLAGTRPRGNTPEKDAQLATELLNDPKEIAEHVMLIDLARNDIGRIAETGSVKVTDKMVIEKYSHVQHIVSSVEGTLREGMSNLDVLRATFPAGTLSGAPKVHAMEIIDELEPRKRGIYGGAVGYLSFGGEMDLAIAIRTGIIKDGNLYVQAAAGIVADSDPEAEWRETEAKARAVIRAAEQVQDGLDSDI, encoded by the coding sequence ATGACCGAACTGGAATTCAAATCGCTGGCCGACCAGGGCTACAACCGCATCCCGCTGATCGCCGAGGCCTTTGCCGACCTGGAAACGCCGCTGTCGCTGTACCTGAAGCTGGCCCAATCGCAGACGCGCGGGGTCAACACCTTCCTGCTGGAATCGGTGGTCGGCGGCGAGCGCTTCGGGCGTTATTCCTTCATCGGCCTGCATGCGCGCACGCTGCTGCGCGCCTTCGGCAACCGCACCGAGGTGGTGACCGACGGCAAGGTGGTGGAAACGCACGAAGGCAACCCTCTCGATTTCATCGCCGAATTCGAGGGCCGCTTCAAGGTGGCGCTGCGCCCCGGCCTGCCCCGCTTCTGCGGCGGCCTGGCCGGCTACTTCGGCTACGATGCGGTGCGCTATATCGAGAAGAAGCTCGCCAATACGCAGAAGCCCGACGACCTGAATCTGCCCGATATCCAGCTGCTGCTGTGCGAAGAGCTGGCCGTGATCGACAACCTGTCGGGCAAGCTCTACCTGATCGTCTACGCCGACCCGACCACGCCCGAAGCCTATCCCCGCGCCCGCCAGCGCCTGCGCGAGCTGCGCATGAAGCTGCGCCAGCCGGTGGACGTGCCGGTGACCAGCCCGTCGGTGCAGACCGAGGTCTACCGCGAATTCGCCAAGGCCGACTACCTGAACGCCGTGCACAAGGCCAAGGAATACATCATGGCCGGCGACATGATGCAGGTGCAGATCGGCCAGCGGCTGGTGAAGCCCTACCGCGACTCGCCGCTGTCGCTGTACCGCGCGCTGCGTTCGCTGAACCCGTCGCCGTACATGTATTTCTATAACTTCGGTGATTTCCAGGTGGTGGGCGCGTCGCCGGAAATCCTGGTGCGCCAGGAAGAGCGCAAGGTCGGCACCAATGGTGACACCCGCAGCGAACACATCGTCACCATCCGCCCGCTGGCCGGCACCCGCCCGCGCGGCAATACGCCGGAGAAGGACGCCCAGCTTGCCACCGAACTGCTCAACGATCCCAAGGAAATCGCCGAGCACGTGATGCTGATCGACCTGGCGCGCAACGATATCGGCCGCATCGCCGAGACCGGCTCGGTCAAGGTCACCGACAAGATGGTGATCGAGAAGTACTCGCACGTGCAGCATATCGTCAGCTCGGTCGAAGGCACGCTGCGCGAAGGCATGAGCAACCTCGACGTGCTGCGCGCGACCTTCCCGGCCGGCACGCTGTCGGGCGCGCCCAAGGTGCATGCGATGGAAATCATCGACGAGCTGGAGCCGCGCAAGCGCGGCATCTATGGCGGCGCGGTGGGCTACCTGTCGTTCGGCGGCGAGATGGACCTCGCCATTGCCATCCGCACCGGCATCATCAAGGACGGCAATCTCTACGTGCAGGCAGCCGCCGGCATCGTTGCAGATTCGGATCCCGAAGCCGAATGGAGGGAAACCGAAGCCAAGGCGCGCGCCGTGATCCGCGCCGCCGAGCAGGTCCAGGATGGCCTGGACTCCGATATCTGA
- a CDS encoding aminodeoxychorismate/anthranilate synthase component II has product MLLMIDNYDSFTYNLVQYFGELGVEVRTYRNDEITIEEIEAMKPDHICVSPGPCSPKEAGISVAALQHFAGKVPMLGVCLGHQAIGEAFGGKVIRAKQVMHGKVSTIETTQQGVFSGLPKHFDVTRYHSLAIERETLPDCLEITAWTPDGEIMGVRHKTLAIEGVQFHPESILSEHGHAMLANFVKAPR; this is encoded by the coding sequence ATGCTGCTGATGATCGACAACTACGATTCGTTCACCTACAACCTGGTCCAATATTTTGGCGAACTGGGCGTGGAGGTGCGCACCTACCGCAACGACGAGATCACCATCGAAGAAATCGAGGCGATGAAGCCCGACCACATCTGCGTTTCGCCCGGCCCGTGCAGCCCGAAGGAAGCCGGCATCTCGGTGGCGGCGCTGCAGCACTTTGCCGGCAAGGTGCCGATGCTGGGCGTGTGCCTTGGCCACCAGGCGATCGGCGAGGCCTTCGGCGGCAAGGTGATCCGCGCCAAGCAGGTGATGCACGGCAAGGTCAGCACCATCGAGACCACGCAGCAAGGCGTGTTCAGCGGGCTGCCCAAACACTTCGACGTGACGCGCTATCATTCCCTGGCGATCGAGCGCGAGACCCTGCCCGATTGCCTGGAGATCACCGCCTGGACCCCGGACGGCGAAATCATGGGCGTGCGCCACAAGACGCTCGCCATCGAAGGTGTGCAGTTCCATCCCGAATCGATCCTGTCAGAGCATGGCCATGCGATGCTGGCCAACTTCGTCAAGGCGCCGCGATGA
- the trpD gene encoding anthranilate phosphoribosyltransferase, which yields MITPQEALTRCIEHREIFHDEMLHLMRQIMQGQISPVMAAAILTGLRVKKETIGEISAAAQVMREFANKVPVKDRENFVDIVGTGGDGSHTFNISTASMFVAAAAGAKIAKHGNRGVSSKSGSADVLEALGVNIMLTPEQVGQCIEETGIGFMFAPTHHPAMKNVAPIRKEMGVRTIFNILGPLTNPADAPNILMGVFHPDLVGIQVRVMQRLGARHAIVVYGKDGMDEVSLGAATLVGELKDGEVREYEIHPEDFGLSMVSNRGLKVADAGESKEMLLEALSDVPGTPREIVTLNAGTALYAANVADSVEDGIRRAREAIASGAAREKLDQFVRATQQFK from the coding sequence ATGATCACGCCGCAAGAAGCCCTGACGCGCTGCATCGAGCACCGCGAAATCTTCCATGACGAGATGCTGCACCTGATGCGGCAGATCATGCAGGGGCAGATCTCGCCGGTGATGGCCGCCGCGATCCTGACCGGCCTGCGCGTCAAGAAGGAAACCATCGGCGAGATCTCGGCCGCCGCGCAGGTGATGCGCGAGTTCGCCAACAAGGTGCCGGTGAAGGATCGCGAGAATTTCGTCGATATCGTCGGCACCGGCGGCGACGGTTCGCATACGTTCAATATCTCGACCGCTTCGATGTTCGTCGCGGCGGCGGCCGGCGCGAAGATTGCCAAGCACGGCAACCGTGGCGTCAGTTCCAAGTCGGGCAGCGCCGACGTGCTTGAGGCGCTCGGCGTCAACATCATGCTGACGCCCGAGCAGGTCGGCCAGTGCATCGAAGAGACTGGCATCGGCTTCATGTTCGCACCCACGCACCACCCGGCGATGAAGAACGTCGCCCCGATCCGCAAGGAAATGGGCGTGCGCACCATCTTCAATATCCTGGGCCCGCTGACCAACCCGGCCGATGCGCCCAATATCCTGATGGGCGTGTTCCATCCTGACCTGGTCGGTATCCAGGTGCGCGTGATGCAGCGCCTGGGTGCAAGGCACGCGATTGTCGTCTATGGCAAGGATGGCATGGATGAGGTGTCATTGGGTGCGGCCACGCTGGTCGGCGAGCTGAAAGACGGCGAGGTGCGCGAGTACGAAATCCATCCGGAAGACTTTGGCCTGTCGATGGTCTCCAACCGCGGCCTGAAGGTGGCCGATGCGGGGGAATCGAAGGAGATGTTGCTGGAAGCGCTGTCCGACGTGCCCGGCACGCCGCGCGAGATCGTGACGCTGAACGCCGGCACCGCGCTGTACGCCGCCAACGTGGCCGACTCGGTCGAGGACGGCATCCGCCGCGCGCGCGAGGCCATCGCCAGCGGCGCGGCGCGCGAGAAGCTCGACCAGTTCGTGCGTGCCACGCAGCAGTTCAAGTAA
- the trpC gene encoding indole-3-glycerol phosphate synthase TrpC, whose protein sequence is MSDILEKILAVKADEVAAARKQRDLPSLRAEAESLRTEAGLAPRGFERSLRDKIAAGHAGVIAEVKKASPSKGVLRENFVPEAIAESYATHGAACLSVLTDVNFFQGHADYLKRARGACPLPALRKDFMVDLYQVYEARTWGADCILLIVAALDHGLMAELEACALELGMDVLVEVHGDDELDAALRLKTPLLGVNNRNLRTFEVSLDNTLDLLPHISADKLVVTESGILGPADVKRMRDGNVHAFLVGEAFMRAKDPGVELARLFA, encoded by the coding sequence ATGTCAGACATCCTGGAAAAAATCCTGGCCGTGAAGGCCGACGAAGTAGCCGCCGCGCGCAAGCAGCGCGACCTGCCCAGCCTGCGCGCCGAGGCCGAGAGCCTGCGCACCGAGGCCGGCCTGGCGCCGCGCGGCTTTGAGCGCTCGCTGCGCGACAAGATCGCGGCGGGCCATGCCGGCGTGATCGCGGAGGTGAAGAAGGCCTCGCCGTCCAAGGGCGTGCTGCGCGAAAATTTCGTGCCCGAGGCCATCGCCGAGAGCTACGCTACCCACGGCGCGGCCTGCCTGTCGGTGCTGACCGACGTGAACTTCTTCCAGGGCCATGCCGATTACCTGAAGCGCGCGCGCGGCGCCTGCCCGCTGCCTGCGCTGCGCAAGGACTTCATGGTCGACCTGTACCAGGTCTACGAGGCCCGCACCTGGGGCGCCGACTGCATCCTGCTGATCGTCGCCGCGCTGGACCATGGCCTGATGGCCGAGCTGGAAGCGTGCGCGCTGGAACTCGGCATGGACGTGCTGGTGGAGGTGCACGGCGACGATGAGCTCGACGCCGCGCTGCGGCTGAAGACGCCGCTGCTGGGCGTGAACAACCGCAACCTGCGCACGTTCGAGGTGTCGCTGGATAACACGCTGGACCTGCTGCCGCATATTTCGGCCGACAAGCTGGTGGTGACCGAGTCCGGCATCCTCGGGCCGGCGGACGTGAAGCGCATGCGCGATGGCAATGTGCATGCGTTCCTGGTGGGCGAGGCGTTCATGCGGGCGAAGGATCCGGGGGTGGAGCTGGCACGGTTGTTTGCGTGA
- a CDS encoding CYTH domain-containing protein — MPQEIELKLAVADDALAPLAAWLDANGQPQGEATLLNVYLDTPEHDLAQARAALRLRHKGAQWLQTLKTAGSSQGGLATRHEWETGIAGEAIELQTFPADAQTVLAPLVGRLAPVFRTDFIRRTWIVTQDGARIEAALDTGTITAPASAAQERIQELELEWLDGDAAHAADALRAFAARLAAVAALAPSDLSKAARGYRLAGIAEGKAS, encoded by the coding sequence ATGCCCCAGGAAATCGAACTCAAACTCGCCGTCGCCGACGACGCCCTCGCCCCGCTGGCCGCCTGGCTCGACGCCAACGGCCAGCCGCAAGGCGAAGCGACGCTGCTCAACGTCTACCTCGACACGCCCGAACACGACCTGGCCCAGGCTCGCGCCGCGCTGCGCCTGCGCCACAAGGGCGCGCAATGGCTGCAGACGCTGAAGACCGCCGGCAGCAGCCAGGGCGGACTGGCCACGCGCCATGAATGGGAAACCGGGATCGCCGGCGAGGCCATCGAGCTGCAGACCTTTCCCGCTGACGCGCAAACCGTGCTCGCGCCACTGGTCGGCAGGCTGGCCCCGGTGTTCCGCACCGACTTCATCCGCCGCACCTGGATCGTCACGCAGGACGGCGCGCGTATCGAGGCGGCGCTCGATACCGGCACCATTACCGCGCCGGCCAGCGCCGCGCAGGAACGCATCCAGGAACTCGAGCTGGAATGGCTCGACGGCGACGCCGCGCACGCGGCCGATGCCCTGCGCGCCTTCGCCGCACGGCTTGCCGCCGTGGCCGCGCTGGCGCCGTCCGATCTCAGCAAAGCCGCGCGCGGCTACCGCCTGGCGGGAATCGCCGAAGGCAAGGCGTCATAA
- a CDS encoding uracil-DNA glycosylase gives MQADLFAAEAPRAPGEPSPAASLQAQADALPAAWRALLAPCITVPAWQELAAFVDGERAAGKPVFPHHVFHALHLTPPDAVKVVILGQDPYHGTGTVGGVELPQAHGLAFSVPEGIKVPPSLRNIFKEIAAEFGVDSTPPRTSGNLEGWARQGVLLLNTVLTVEQGQAASHARRGWEAVTDCLIHALAANRPNLVFMLWGSHAQAKKPLLGEGHRVLEAPHPSPLSAHRGFLGCGHFREANRWLEAHGRTPVDWTAA, from the coding sequence ATGCAAGCCGATCTCTTCGCCGCCGAAGCGCCCCGCGCGCCCGGCGAGCCCTCCCCCGCCGCCAGCCTGCAGGCCCAGGCCGATGCCCTCCCCGCCGCGTGGCGCGCGCTGCTGGCGCCCTGCATCACCGTGCCGGCATGGCAGGAGCTGGCCGCCTTTGTCGACGGCGAACGCGCCGCCGGCAAGCCGGTATTCCCGCACCACGTCTTCCACGCACTGCACCTGACGCCGCCGGATGCGGTCAAGGTGGTGATCCTGGGCCAGGATCCATACCACGGCACCGGCACGGTCGGCGGCGTGGAGCTGCCGCAGGCGCACGGCCTGGCCTTTTCGGTGCCGGAAGGCATCAAGGTGCCGCCCAGCCTGCGCAATATCTTCAAGGAAATTGCCGCCGAGTTCGGCGTGGATAGCACCCCGCCGCGCACCTCGGGCAACCTGGAAGGCTGGGCACGCCAGGGCGTGCTGCTGCTCAACACCGTGCTGACGGTCGAGCAGGGACAGGCCGCCAGCCACGCGCGCCGAGGCTGGGAAGCGGTCACGGACTGCCTGATCCACGCGCTGGCGGCGAACCGCCCGAACCTGGTGTTCATGCTGTGGGGCAGCCACGCGCAGGCGAAGAAGCCGCTGCTGGGCGAGGGTCATCGCGTGCTGGAAGCGCCGCATCCTTCGCCGCTGTCGGCGCATCGCGGCTTCCTCGGCTGCGGCCACTTCCGCGAAGCCAACCGCTGGCTGGAAGCGCACGGCCGCACGCCGGTCGACTGGACCGCCGCCTGA
- a CDS encoding acylphosphatase: MKKATWRLVAHGRVQGVGYRAACADAADELGLGGWVRNRVDGTVEVMAHGTVKQLEALQAWMETGPPAAQVTFVEVGRGEGEFAGFEFRPTI, from the coding sequence ATGAAGAAGGCAACCTGGCGCCTGGTCGCGCATGGGCGCGTGCAGGGCGTTGGCTATCGCGCCGCCTGCGCCGACGCCGCGGACGAACTCGGGCTGGGCGGCTGGGTGCGCAACCGCGTCGACGGCACCGTCGAGGTGATGGCGCACGGCACGGTCAAGCAGCTGGAGGCGCTGCAGGCGTGGATGGAAACGGGCCCGCCGGCGGCGCAAGTGACGTTTGTCGAGGTCGGGCGCGGGGAAGGGGAGTTCGCCGGCTTCGAGTTCCGGCCGACCATCTAG
- a CDS encoding ABC transporter permease codes for MMPPANRRADTPAPGFDSQLLRAPPNRFDLALLPIILAVIVMVAFAAQQMNAPFHPDQQLAVHLDVAYLPYYLMRTSIRMLAALAASLLFSLAFAALASRSRTAEKVLVPALDILQSIPVLGFLSITVTGFIALFPGNIAGVECAAIFAIFTSQAWNMAFSLYQSFRTIPGDLLEAAAMFRLSPWQRFWRLEVPFAMPGLLWNMMMSMSGGWFFVVASEAISVSGHDIRLPGIGSYIALAIQQQDLAAIGWAILAMLIGILLYDQLLFRPLVAWADRFRFETLAQDKLPQSWLLDLLRRSAWVGALLAQAAALATRTLAWGARGRSHAVAAPADPRRAQWLGRVRDAVIVLMALAALVRVGYFVHSEVGWAEVGHVLWLGAITMVRVVVLIALAALVWVPVGIRIGLNPELARVAQPVAQFLAAFPANLMFPLAVMLIARFGLNPEIWLSPLLVFGTQWYILFNVVAGASGIPTELKLAARNVGLRGWLLWKRFLIPAVFPSLLTGLVTAAGGSWNASIVSEYVTWGDHTIVATGLGSYIAETTARGDFPRIALGIGVMALFVVGFNRLLWNRLYQLAQERTRL; via the coding sequence ATGATGCCACCCGCCAACCGCCGCGCGGACACGCCCGCGCCTGGCTTCGACAGCCAGCTGCTGCGCGCGCCGCCCAACCGCTTCGACCTCGCCCTGCTGCCGATCATCCTGGCCGTGATCGTGATGGTTGCATTCGCCGCGCAGCAGATGAATGCTCCGTTCCACCCCGACCAGCAGCTGGCGGTGCACCTGGACGTGGCCTACCTGCCCTACTACCTGATGCGCACCAGCATCCGCATGCTGGCGGCGCTGGCGGCATCGCTGCTGTTCTCGCTGGCGTTCGCCGCGCTGGCGTCCAGGAGCCGCACGGCGGAGAAAGTGCTGGTGCCCGCGCTGGATATCCTGCAATCGATCCCGGTGCTGGGCTTCCTGTCGATCACGGTAACCGGCTTTATCGCGCTCTTCCCCGGCAATATCGCCGGCGTCGAATGCGCGGCGATCTTCGCCATCTTCACCTCGCAGGCGTGGAACATGGCGTTCAGCCTGTACCAGTCGTTCCGCACCATTCCGGGCGACCTGCTGGAGGCCGCGGCCATGTTCCGGCTCTCGCCATGGCAGCGCTTCTGGCGGCTGGAAGTGCCGTTCGCGATGCCGGGACTGCTGTGGAACATGATGATGTCGATGTCGGGCGGCTGGTTCTTCGTGGTCGCGTCCGAGGCGATCTCGGTGTCGGGCCACGATATCCGCCTGCCGGGCATCGGCTCCTATATCGCGCTGGCGATCCAGCAGCAGGACCTGGCCGCGATCGGCTGGGCGATCCTGGCCATGCTGATCGGCATCCTGCTGTACGACCAGCTGCTGTTCCGCCCGCTGGTGGCATGGGCCGACCGCTTCCGCTTCGAGACGCTGGCGCAGGACAAGCTGCCGCAGTCGTGGCTGCTGGACCTGCTGCGCCGCTCGGCGTGGGTCGGCGCGCTGCTGGCGCAGGCCGCGGCGCTGGCCACGCGCACGCTGGCGTGGGGCGCGCGGGGGCGCTCGCATGCCGTTGCGGCGCCTGCCGATCCGCGCCGCGCGCAGTGGCTTGGCCGCGTGCGTGACGCGGTGATCGTACTGATGGCATTGGCGGCGCTGGTGCGCGTCGGCTATTTCGTCCACAGCGAAGTCGGCTGGGCCGAAGTCGGCCACGTGCTGTGGCTCGGCGCCATCACCATGGTGCGCGTGGTGGTGCTGATCGCGCTGGCCGCGCTGGTGTGGGTGCCGGTCGGCATCCGCATCGGCCTGAACCCCGAGCTGGCGCGTGTCGCGCAGCCGGTGGCGCAGTTCCTGGCCGCGTTCCCGGCCAACCTGATGTTCCCGCTGGCGGTGATGCTGATCGCGCGCTTCGGGCTGAACCCCGAGATCTGGCTGAGTCCGCTGCTGGTGTTCGGCACGCAGTGGTACATCCTGTTCAACGTGGTGGCGGGCGCTTCGGGCATCCCCACCGAGCTGAAGCTGGCGGCGCGCAATGTCGGGCTGCGCGGCTGGCTGCTGTGGAAGCGCTTCCTGATCCCGGCGGTATTCCCGAGCCTGCTGACGGGGCTGGTCACCGCCGCCGGCGGTTCGTGGAACGCCAGCATCGTGTCCGAGTACGTGACCTGGGGCGACCACACCATCGTCGCCACCGGGCTCGGCAGCTATATCGCCGAGACCACCGCGCGCGGCGACTTCCCGCGCATCGCGCTGGGCATCGGCGTGATGGCGTTGTTCGTGGTCGGCTTCAACCGGCTGCTGTGGAACCGCCTGTACCAACTCGCGCAAGAGCGCACCCGCCTGTAA
- a CDS encoding ABC transporter ATP-binding protein — MAEHFNQTTTAPAVIELRGVGKIFRTASQSDRAVLEGVDLTLREGEIVAMLGKSGSGKSTLLRIMAGLVGADRGEVHFRGERLGGTAEGIAMVFQSFALFPWLTVQQNVELGLEAQGVPRAERERRAEAAIGMIGLAGFNSALPRELSGGMRQRVGIARALVTEPDLLLMDEAFSALDVLTGETLRDEMLALWESGRANIRSILIVSHNIEEAVMMADRIVILSSDPGRIRAEVPVTLPRPRNRDSAQVRALVDAIYALMTAPVAEARLPAQAPARQIGYRLPDADISQMEAILDLLCEAPFHCRADLPHLADEAGLTDDDLLPACEALQLVQLVSIEAGDIAATEAGRAYYAAGPQQRKAIFGRQLLANVALAAHIRRELVASEAGEIGEEQVLNALEQFLKPAEAERVLSVAIGWGRYGEIFEYSYNSGMLTLPEGEMPEGHGL, encoded by the coding sequence ATGGCCGAACACTTCAACCAGACCACCACCGCACCCGCCGTGATCGAGCTGCGCGGCGTCGGCAAGATCTTCCGCACTGCCAGCCAGAGCGACCGTGCCGTGCTCGAAGGCGTGGACCTGACGCTGCGCGAGGGCGAGATCGTCGCGATGCTGGGCAAATCCGGCTCGGGCAAGTCGACGCTGCTGCGCATCATGGCCGGGCTGGTCGGCGCCGACCGGGGCGAGGTGCATTTCCGCGGCGAGCGCCTCGGGGGCACCGCCGAAGGCATCGCCATGGTGTTCCAGTCGTTCGCGCTGTTCCCGTGGCTGACGGTGCAGCAGAACGTCGAGCTGGGCCTCGAAGCGCAAGGCGTGCCCCGGGCCGAGCGCGAGCGCCGCGCCGAGGCCGCGATCGGCATGATCGGGCTGGCCGGCTTCAACAGCGCGCTGCCGCGCGAGCTGTCCGGCGGCATGCGCCAGCGCGTGGGCATTGCGCGCGCGCTGGTGACCGAGCCCGACCTGCTGCTGATGGACGAGGCTTTCTCCGCGCTGGACGTGCTGACCGGCGAGACCCTGCGCGACGAGATGCTGGCGCTGTGGGAAAGCGGCCGCGCCAATATCCGCAGCATTCTGATCGTCTCGCACAACATCGAAGAGGCGGTGATGATGGCCGACCGCATCGTGATCCTGTCGAGCGATCCCGGCCGCATCCGCGCGGAGGTGCCGGTCACGCTGCCGCGCCCGCGCAACCGCGACAGCGCGCAGGTGCGCGCGCTGGTCGACGCGATCTATGCGCTGATGACCGCGCCGGTTGCCGAGGCACGACTGCCGGCGCAGGCGCCCGCGCGCCAGATCGGCTACCGGCTGCCGGACGCCGATATCAGCCAGATGGAAGCCATCCTCGACCTGCTGTGCGAGGCGCCCTTCCACTGCCGCGCGGACCTGCCTCACCTGGCCGACGAAGCCGGCCTGACCGACGACGACCTGCTGCCCGCATGCGAGGCGTTGCAGCTGGTGCAGCTGGTGTCGATCGAGGCCGGCGACATCGCCGCCACCGAAGCGGGCCGCGCCTACTATGCCGCCGGGCCGCAGCAGCGCAAGGCGATCTTCGGCCGGCAGCTGCTCGCCAACGTTGCGCTCGCCGCGCATATCCGGCGCGAGCTGGTGGCTAGCGAAGCGGGCGAGATCGGCGAGGAACAGGTGCTGAACGCGCTGGAGCAGTTCCTGAAGCCGGCCGAGGCCGAGCGCGTGCTGAGCGTGGCGATCGGGTGGGGGCGGTATGGGGAGATCTTTGAGTACAGCTATAACAGCGGGATGCTGACGTTGCCGGAGGGTGAGATGCCGGAGGGGCACGGCCTTTAA